The Arachis ipaensis cultivar K30076 chromosome B03, Araip1.1, whole genome shotgun sequence region ATCTACTAGGTCCTTCTCTACAGCTTCTTCCACCCCCTTGAGAAGTAACCGTGGGCTCGGCTCGCCGATCTCTACGGGTATCATTGTGTCTACCCCGTATGTCAGGCGGAAAGGGGTTTCTCCCATGGCGGACTGCTAGGTTGTACGGTAGGACCAGATGACTGAGGCGAGCTATTCGGCCCATGCTCCTTTCTTGTTGTCTAGCCGCTTCTTGAGGCCTAGCAAGATCACCTTATTTGCGGACTTGACTTGTCCATTTGTCTGGGGGTGCTCTACTGAGGAAAATTTTTGTTTAACGCCCAGGCCGGCAAGGAATTCTACAAACTTTTTGTCGGTGAATTGCATCCCGTTGTCTGAGATGACGACTTCCGGGATGCCGAACCgagttatcacctgcctccacatgaactttctaCAATTGGACGAGGAGATGGTGGCTAGTGGCtcggcctctatccatttggtgtaataGTCAACGGCGACTATGAGATATTTGACTTGCCCTGGGCCAACCGAGAAAGGtcccaagaggtcgactccccactgtGCGAAGGGCCAGGAGGACGTCATCAGGCTCAGTTCGGTGGCCGGTGCTCTGTGGAAGTTAACGTTCTCTTGGCACTTGACGCATTTTTTCACGAACTCCTTAGAGTCTTCCATCATTGACggccagtaatatccagctcggatgagcttcctcgcTAGGGCTTTGCCACCGATGTGGTGACCACAACAccccctcgtggacttctctgagcacgtagtccgtctggtcggggtgtaGGCACTTCAGCAAGGGTTGGCTAAGTCCCTTTTTGAACAGTTGCCCTTGTATGACCGTGTATTTGGCAGCCTCCCTTCTCAACGCTATAGCTTCCTTCTCACCTCCAGGGAGTTTGCCGTTTTGCAAGAAATCGGTGATGGAGTCCATCCAGGAGGGGCTTATCTTGGTCAGGTGGAGGGCAACTGCTGGTTCTTTCGTGATGCCTTGAATAAGGGATCGGTTGCCGGTTCCAGGTTTCGTGCTCGCTAGCTTGGATAGGAgatctgcccgtgtgttcctctCTCTCGGAACGTGTTGGACCGTGACCTCCTCGAACTGTTTGCTCAGTTCTTTGACCATCTCCAAGTACTTCTGCAACATCgaatctttggcttggtagcttccatttACTTGCGACATGACGATCtgtgagtcgctgcatacttctAGTATCGTGGCCCCGACTTCCCAGGCTAAGATCAAGCCACCTAgaagggcttcatattctgcttggttgttcgatacGGAAAACTCGAACTTGACCGATTGTTCGTAGATGACCCCGGTTGGGCTTTCCAAGATGATCCCAGCGCCTCCAGATGtctggttggaggctccgtctacatggagcttccaccgtgtgcccgtGTCCTCGGTTGGGTCTTTGGTTACTTCCACCAGGAAGTCCGCCATTGCTTGCGCCTTAATTGCATGTCGAGGCTCGTATCTTAAATCATATTGGGATAgttcgatggcccaggtcatcatcctttcCGCTAGGTCGGGTTTCTGGAGCACTTGACGAATTCCCTGGTCCGTTCTTACGACCACTTGGTGACCTTGGAAGTATTGCCGTAGTCTGCGGGAAGAGGTTAGGAGTGCTAGCGCCAGTTTCTCCAACTTGCTGTACCTAAGTTTTGCT contains the following coding sequences:
- the LOC107633837 gene encoding uncharacterized protein LOC107633837, with protein sequence MPSNTPNEEPRLCQRHPETGGKAHRAISFPHGVSSKGPTFLQLTRKGIAFEWTPVCEEAFNHFKKILATPPVLGKPVVGEPLYLYLAITEEALAAVLVREEGKVQQPIYFVSKALQGAKLRYSKLEKLALALLTSSRRLRQYFQGHQVVVRTDQGIRQVLQKPDLAERMMTWAIELSQYDLRYEPRHAIKAQAMADFLVEVTKDPTEDTGTRWKLHVDGASNQTSGGAGIILESPTGVIYEQSVKFEFSVSNNQAEYEALLGGLILAWEVGATILEVCSDSQIVMSQVNGSYQAKDSMLQKYLEMVKELSKQFEEVTVQHVPRERNTRADLLSKLASTKPGTGNRSLIQGITKEPAVALHLTKISPSWMDSITDFLQNGKLPGGEKEAIALRREAAKYTVIQGQLFKKGLSQPLLKCLHPDQTDYVLREVHEGVLWSPHRWQSPSEEAHPSWILLAVNDGRL